From the genome of Candidatus Nitrosocosmicus oleophilus, one region includes:
- a CDS encoding Rieske (2Fe-2S) protein, producing MNGESDYVKVALANEIPPRSMKHVDIGGKEIVVVNIDGQFYAIDERCGHMNAPLSMGQIRVNTEKKIISCPLHHATFDIITGQKLSEPIMSGMDMSSLPKNVQDYFKKAGEILSYVKTNNMQTYQVINDNNEIKVKIPA from the coding sequence ATGAACGGTGAAAGTGACTATGTCAAAGTTGCACTGGCAAATGAAATACCTCCTAGATCAATGAAACATGTTGACATAGGTGGGAAAGAAATAGTAGTTGTAAATATTGATGGCCAATTCTATGCAATTGATGAGCGATGTGGTCACATGAATGCTCCACTGTCTATGGGACAGATTCGTGTCAACACCGAAAAGAAAATAATATCTTGTCCTTTACATCATGCCACATTCGATATTATTACTGGTCAAAAACTCAGTGAACCGATAATGTCTGGGATGGATATGAGTTCCTTACCAAAGAATGTACAAGACTATTTCAAAAAAGCAGGAGAAATTTTGTCATACGTAAAGACAAACAATATGCAAACATATCAAGTCATCAACGACAACAATGAGATTAAAGTCAAAATTCCTGCATGA
- a CDS encoding IS5-like element ISThar1 family transposase translates to MIDWPSYNRSLVQRGEILFSYDFLDGWGSEIENMNINKKGKPFVFPDSFILAIGYIRYLFHLPYRQTQGIIKATGKRLPANPPSYGHICKRINKLNIDIKRDKMDDDDDLIISIDSTGIKITNRGQWMDEKWNTQNRKGYLKIHVAVDIKTRKIIALEVTDEKVHDGKMLKKLVNHVLDSREPNTVKIKSVLADGAYDSNPNFVYLEDKKINPGIKVRRNSIVSPKNNRLRNNEVKLQAKDLLKWKTKRKYGQRWISETVFSAIKRMFGEYTSANRFQNMVKEIMIKVSLYNIFRRI, encoded by the coding sequence GTGATAGACTGGCCCTCTTACAATCGCTCATTAGTTCAACGCGGTGAGATCCTCTTCTCGTATGATTTCCTTGATGGTTGGGGTTCAGAGATAGAGAATATGAATATAAACAAAAAGGGTAAACCATTTGTATTTCCAGATTCTTTCATCTTGGCCATTGGTTACATTCGCTATTTATTTCACCTACCATACAGACAAACCCAAGGTATAATTAAGGCCACAGGAAAAAGGTTACCTGCTAATCCACCAAGTTATGGTCACATCTGTAAACGAATCAACAAGCTAAACATCGATATTAAAAGAGACAAGATGGATGACGATGATGACCTAATAATATCAATAGACAGTACAGGTATCAAGATTACTAACAGAGGTCAGTGGATGGATGAGAAATGGAATACACAAAATAGAAAAGGATATCTCAAGATCCACGTTGCTGTAGACATAAAGACCAGGAAAATCATTGCTTTGGAAGTGACAGATGAGAAGGTACATGATGGGAAAATGCTAAAGAAACTAGTCAATCATGTTTTGGATTCGAGAGAACCAAACACTGTAAAGATAAAATCGGTACTAGCTGATGGAGCCTATGATTCAAATCCAAACTTTGTGTATCTTGAGGACAAAAAGATCAATCCAGGTATAAAGGTAAGAAGGAACTCTATTGTTTCTCCTAAAAACAATAGGTTAAGGAACAACGAAGTAAAGTTACAAGCAAAGGATCTGTTGAAATGGAAGACAAAAAGAAAATACGGACAGAGATGGATATCTGAAACTGTGTTCTCAGCTATAAAGAGAATGTTTGGTGAATACACATCAGCAAACAGGTTTCAAAACATGGTAAAGGAGATCATGATAAAAGTATCATTGTATAACATTTTTAGAAGAATATAA
- a CDS encoding alpha/beta hydrolase family protein, translating to MKIHAINSHARKYTNLDSSSSKRMYVKIVVMTMLIILVTAVFCLCFFLSPSITTSAYAQGNYGLKTFESRDLVIDLGNGLKTEAQLTLPLIGEGPFPGVLLVHGSGVADKDYYVNSKIAPFKQISQYLSERGFAVLKYDKRGVGPNFTVADANVWGNVTFDDLKQDAERALDVLVKQPEVDPNKITIIGHSEGTTITPRVAIDNPSKVKNIVLMGAAANNTQDLVYFREVTVPLLYAQKVLDRNNTGLISISEGIVDPIFNFLTRNFTMLLNTLTTNETNMQLNSHKQQNNAIEDGYMSITNELKQKLIEQAKALSTIIPGKKCIETGGCPVWLNSQYVLQPNMDIIGNVPHSISILILQGGNDTATPLQQAFLLQQALIDAKHPDHTLITYPNLGHGFHRQSEWMPVLEGIQSYVLADLFSWLSDHSGFSGNATVINFNASSMEPTFKNSSSSNNTNDQLI from the coding sequence ATGAAAATCCATGCTATTAATTCTCATGCAAGAAAGTATACGAATTTAGACTCTTCATCATCTAAAAGAATGTATGTAAAGATAGTGGTAATGACAATGTTGATTATTCTTGTTACAGCCGTTTTTTGTCTTTGTTTCTTTCTTTCTCCTTCCATAACGACATCCGCTTACGCACAAGGTAATTACGGTCTAAAGACGTTCGAAAGCAGGGATTTAGTAATTGATCTAGGAAATGGATTAAAGACTGAAGCCCAGCTTACACTTCCTTTAATAGGAGAGGGTCCATTTCCTGGTGTCCTCCTTGTCCATGGTTCTGGCGTAGCAGACAAGGATTATTATGTAAATAGCAAAATTGCACCATTTAAACAAATATCCCAGTATCTTTCCGAACGTGGATTTGCGGTATTAAAGTATGATAAGAGAGGAGTAGGTCCAAACTTTACTGTTGCAGATGCTAATGTATGGGGAAATGTAACTTTTGATGATCTAAAACAAGACGCAGAGAGGGCATTAGATGTTTTAGTTAAGCAACCAGAAGTAGATCCAAACAAAATAACAATAATAGGCCATAGCGAGGGCACTACCATAACACCAAGGGTTGCAATTGATAATCCCTCAAAAGTAAAAAATATAGTTTTGATGGGAGCAGCTGCTAACAATACCCAGGATCTAGTTTACTTTCGCGAAGTAACTGTACCTCTACTATATGCTCAAAAGGTTTTAGATCGCAATAATACTGGATTAATATCAATATCAGAAGGAATTGTGGATCCCATATTCAATTTCCTGACTAGAAATTTCACAATGCTTTTAAATACTCTTACTACAAATGAGACCAATATGCAATTAAATTCACACAAACAACAAAACAATGCTATTGAAGATGGATATATGAGTATCACCAATGAACTAAAACAGAAACTGATAGAACAAGCTAAAGCACTCTCAACTATAATTCCCGGTAAAAAATGTATTGAAACAGGTGGATGTCCTGTATGGCTTAATTCACAGTATGTATTACAACCAAATATGGACATAATCGGCAATGTCCCTCACTCTATTAGTATTCTAATACTGCAAGGTGGCAATGATACTGCAACACCACTTCAGCAGGCCTTTTTGTTGCAACAAGCACTAATAGATGCAAAACATCCTGATCACACTTTGATAACCTATCCAAATCTAGGTCATGGATTCCATCGACAATCTGAATGGATGCCTGTTTTAGAAGGCATACAGTCATACGTATTGGCGGACCTTTTCTCATGGCTTTCAGATCATTCGGGATTTTCAGGAAATGCTACCGTTATCAACTTTAATGCCAGTAGTATGGAACCAACATTTAAGAACTCATCGTCGTCAAATAATACAAATGACCAACTGATTTAG
- a CDS encoding alpha/beta hydrolase translates to MKKNTNYRFLIVIIFILTSSIVVSYALSSVWGQTYSNPLIFTRGHYDLDTGQMLQGHNSTDYDASNIPNCPPEIGVFIHGWGLNEPMANERYNRTWMSLQANNYSLPLISFSWDSNTTSSLSDSGLSGWNHAKSIARDNGPKLAQFIIDYADKCNSENKESKIRLISHSLGARVILSSLDSLHKNDSWNNNNYTVTSVHLLGAAVDNEEVSKNILDITNDWTNLWTEKTIAYGNAIEQEVTDFYNLYSPNDNYLEPKALMQIYPSYEYGDWALGQNGYQILPYPITTSLPQNYKESNVENEIAPTCDADGDKNIDFTFSKGDIINRGDNHLGYIGSRNVTDNTKLIDDGAINIVVDNWKNVKPEFDQGLALTARCN, encoded by the coding sequence ATGAAAAAAAATACAAATTATAGGTTTTTGATTGTCATAATTTTTATTCTTACAAGTTCAATTGTAGTATCTTACGCATTATCCTCTGTGTGGGGACAAACGTATTCAAATCCATTAATATTTACGCGCGGACATTATGATCTGGACACGGGTCAAATGCTTCAGGGACATAATTCAACGGACTATGATGCCTCAAACATTCCTAACTGTCCTCCCGAAATCGGCGTGTTTATTCACGGATGGGGACTTAATGAACCAATGGCTAATGAAAGATACAACAGAACTTGGATGTCTTTGCAAGCTAATAACTATAGTCTACCTTTGATTAGTTTTAGCTGGGATTCAAATACCACAAGTTCGCTATCTGATTCCGGTCTTTCAGGATGGAATCATGCAAAAAGTATTGCAAGGGATAATGGCCCCAAGCTTGCACAGTTTATTATCGATTATGCAGATAAATGCAATAGCGAAAACAAAGAGAGCAAAATTAGGCTTATTAGTCATTCTTTAGGAGCTAGAGTGATCCTTAGCAGTCTTGACAGCTTACACAAGAATGATAGTTGGAATAATAATAATTATACCGTAACTTCAGTTCACTTGCTAGGAGCTGCTGTGGATAACGAAGAGGTATCAAAAAATATTTTAGACATCACTAATGATTGGACAAACCTATGGACAGAAAAAACAATTGCTTATGGAAATGCAATAGAACAAGAAGTAACGGATTTTTACAACCTCTATAGTCCTAATGACAACTATTTAGAACCAAAGGCATTGATGCAAATTTATCCCTCCTATGAATATGGAGATTGGGCCCTTGGACAAAACGGGTATCAGATTCTTCCATATCCTATAACAACATCGCTACCTCAAAATTATAAAGAATCAAATGTAGAAAATGAAATTGCCCCTACTTGTGATGCAGATGGAGATAAAAATATAGACTTTACATTTTCTAAAGGGGATATTATTAACAGAGGGGACAATCATCTAGGTTATATTGGCTCACGGAACGTAACAGATAATACCAAACTAATAGATGACGGAGCAATAAATATAGTTGTGGACAATTGGAAGAATGTTAAACCAGAATTTGATCAAGGTTTAGCCCTTACTGCTAGGTGCAACTGA
- a CDS encoding dihydrofolate reductase family protein, whose translation MDDNKKAMRKLRMQVQISVDGCIAGPNNEMDWLVWDNDYIKYINEITESVDTIIMGRKMVDGFIPFWTEVANKPDDPMNAIATKMVEIPKVVFTKTLDKSEWTNTVVATGDLNDEIFKLKSQPGKDIIVYGGVSFDSSLIKEKLIDEFYLFVNPLIIGNGKTIFRDSKEIQKLTLIESKVFDCGLDLLHYEVKKN comes from the coding sequence ATGGATGATAACAAAAAGGCTATGAGAAAATTAAGAATGCAGGTGCAAATTTCAGTTGACGGTTGCATCGCAGGACCCAACAATGAAATGGATTGGTTAGTTTGGGATAACGACTATATAAAATATATAAACGAAATAACTGAATCAGTTGATACTATTATTATGGGACGAAAAATGGTTGATGGCTTTATTCCGTTTTGGACAGAAGTTGCGAATAAACCTGATGACCCAATGAATGCAATCGCTACAAAGATGGTTGAAATTCCAAAAGTTGTGTTCACAAAGACATTAGACAAATCTGAGTGGACAAATACTGTTGTTGCGACAGGTGATCTGAATGACGAAATATTCAAGTTAAAGAGCCAACCAGGTAAAGATATCATAGTTTACGGTGGAGTTTCGTTCGATTCTTCCTTGATTAAAGAAAAACTAATTGACGAGTTTTATCTATTTGTTAATCCCCTTATAATAGGAAACGGAAAGACTATCTTCAGAGACTCAAAAGAGATCCAAAAACTTACATTGATCGAATCCAAGGTATTTGACTGCGGTCTGGATTTGCTCCACTATGAAGTAAAGAAAAATTGA
- a CDS encoding nitroreductase family protein has product MTSLTPEELLTTTRAVRKRLDLEKPVEIQLVEKCIEIAQQAPTASNRQNWHFMIITDQSIKNSLSDLFRKGWQSYINSPTSVATTTSSDDPKKSKTQRKIYESAKYLVDNLRNVPVFVIPCIEGRTDGSNVSVVVQSAIWGSIAPAVWNFMLAARLHGLGTTWTSFHLLFEKEAAELLKIPYEKVMQVALLPVAYYKGTSFKPAPRDPIEKIIHINSW; this is encoded by the coding sequence ATGACTTCATTAACTCCTGAAGAACTACTTACAACTACAAGAGCTGTAAGAAAGAGACTTGATCTTGAAAAACCTGTGGAAATTCAATTAGTTGAAAAATGCATAGAAATAGCGCAGCAGGCTCCTACTGCTTCTAATAGACAGAACTGGCACTTTATGATTATCACTGATCAATCAATAAAGAATTCATTATCTGATCTCTTTAGAAAAGGATGGCAATCCTACATAAATTCACCAACTTCTGTTGCCACTACTACAAGTTCTGATGACCCAAAGAAGAGTAAAACTCAGAGGAAAATATATGAATCTGCTAAATATTTGGTAGACAATTTAAGAAATGTCCCTGTATTTGTTATTCCCTGTATCGAAGGCAGAACCGACGGATCAAATGTTTCCGTGGTAGTCCAAAGTGCTATATGGGGATCCATTGCTCCTGCAGTTTGGAATTTTATGCTTGCTGCCAGGTTACACGGGTTGGGAACAACTTGGACTAGTTTTCACCTTTTGTTTGAAAAAGAGGCCGCTGAATTATTAAAGATCCCATATGAAAAAGTTATGCAAGTGGCATTGCTTCCTGTAGCATACTATAAGGGAACATCCTTTAAACCTGCACCAAGAGATCCTATAGAAAAAATAATACACATTAATTCATGGTAG
- a CDS encoding DUF2299 family protein, producing MAEPIKNVNSQYENIIDWLKKDPVCNVDETIDDDNTVSIVNTSYFEDFKIGVYVYKNDVGRVEIISRPRLLTQDGKTLHNADDKIVNDFQTQLTKDLLKVGVFCSLQTNKEGNSIGLTLIFPLFFDNLTRELFMHAVHVVARACLIAAIEFDKFALDYQQ from the coding sequence ATGGCAGAACCAATAAAAAATGTAAATTCACAATATGAGAATATAATTGATTGGCTTAAAAAGGATCCAGTCTGCAATGTAGACGAAACAATAGATGACGATAATACAGTTTCTATTGTTAACACCAGTTATTTTGAAGATTTTAAAATAGGAGTATATGTTTATAAAAACGATGTTGGAAGGGTCGAAATTATATCAAGACCTCGTCTGTTAACTCAAGATGGTAAAACTTTACACAATGCAGATGACAAAATAGTTAATGATTTTCAAACACAACTGACCAAGGATTTGTTGAAAGTGGGTGTATTTTGTTCATTACAAACAAACAAGGAGGGTAACTCCATCGGACTCACGTTGATATTTCCTTTATTTTTTGATAATTTGACACGAGAATTATTTATGCATGCTGTTCATGTAGTTGCCAGAGCATGTCTGATTGCAGCAATAGAATTTGATAAATTCGCTTTGGATTATCAGCAGTAG
- a CDS encoding SMP-30/gluconolactonase/LRE family protein: protein MIPNRRLSQKSSFTTFLLIVAVSVILSFSGISINLTNNINAQAQEQQQVEQTQVNKLWETPANLKDPESVAYESKQQVLFVSNINGQPDQKDQNGFISKVSPSNGSIIELNWITTLNAPKGIAISNDNSILYVADITDLVQIDIDSGKIIKRFNAPGSSFLNDVVADNQGNIYVSDTDTNTIYKLDTNLGNNTSSSDIQAWLQNPQLNGPNGLHIDNNKNKLIVVSFGPLSKPGGGIEVIDMKNKTITSLGEQGTTSPFGGLDGIESDTSNTHYYVTDNPAGKVYVVNADETGYQTLVDLHTQGAADLGSIPGQSTIIIPLMQDNKLVAYKLVE, encoded by the coding sequence ATGATTCCAAATAGGAGGCTTTCTCAGAAATCATCATTTACAACCTTTTTGCTCATAGTAGCAGTATCAGTAATACTATCATTTAGTGGAATAAGCATTAATTTAACTAATAACATTAATGCTCAAGCACAAGAGCAGCAACAAGTAGAGCAAACACAGGTTAACAAATTATGGGAAACACCCGCCAATCTGAAGGATCCAGAATCAGTAGCTTATGAATCCAAGCAACAAGTCTTGTTTGTTTCAAATATAAATGGACAACCAGATCAAAAAGATCAAAATGGATTCATTTCCAAGGTTTCACCTTCTAATGGGAGCATAATTGAATTAAATTGGATAACAACACTGAATGCGCCAAAGGGTATAGCTATCTCAAATGATAATAGTATATTATATGTTGCAGATATCACCGACCTAGTACAGATAGATATTGATAGTGGAAAAATAATCAAGCGCTTCAATGCACCAGGAAGCTCATTTCTTAATGATGTTGTAGCAGACAATCAAGGAAATATCTATGTATCAGATACCGATACCAATACTATCTACAAGCTAGATACGAATCTTGGTAATAATACATCATCATCTGATATTCAAGCTTGGCTGCAAAACCCACAATTAAACGGTCCTAATGGTTTGCATATAGACAATAACAAAAATAAATTAATTGTTGTTTCTTTTGGACCTTTAAGTAAACCCGGCGGAGGCATTGAGGTTATAGATATGAAAAATAAGACAATAACTAGTTTAGGAGAACAAGGAACTACATCTCCTTTTGGTGGTCTCGATGGAATAGAATCCGATACTAGCAATACACATTACTATGTTACTGACAACCCCGCGGGGAAGGTATATGTTGTTAACGCAGACGAAACAGGTTATCAAACGTTAGTAGATTTGCACACGCAAGGGGCTGCGGATTTGGGATCTATACCAGGCCAAAGTACGATTATAATACCTCTTATGCAGGATAACAAACTTGTGGCTTACAAGTTAGTAGAATAA